From a single bacterium genomic region:
- a CDS encoding transcriptional regulator, with protein MKPLQPLDPLIHSALRLSIMTILASVREADFVFLRDSIDATDGNLSTHLLKLEGAKYVRATKKFEDKKPKTRFTLTVVGRQAYASYVESLEEYIRASRQAK; from the coding sequence ATGAAACCCCTTCAACCGCTGGATCCCCTTATCCACTCGGCCCTACGATTATCGATCATGACCATTCTGGCCAGTGTTCGGGAGGCGGATTTCGTCTTTCTACGCGATTCGATTGATGCTACTGATGGAAACTTAAGCACTCATCTTCTCAAACTGGAGGGAGCCAAATACGTTCGTGCAACGAAGAAGTTTGAGGATAAGAAGCCGAAGACGCGCTTCACGCTGACGGTCGTGGGCCGACAAGCATATGCAAGCTATGTTGAATCACTGGAGGAGTACATCAGGGCATCAAGGCAGGCGAAATGA
- a CDS encoding efflux RND transporter periplasmic adaptor subunit, with protein sequence MKGLRIKGRTLALVGVLAPLLVLFIYVVLSSGPLAPIPVTATLVRDSSITPALFGIGTVEARYAYKIGPTIAGRVKRVDVQVGEKVRAGQVLGEMEPVDLDDRVASQEAALRRAEAAILAFEAQVQEFSARRANAATQARRYEQLFHSGTLSEEEIEGKRLEYQVAEANHALARANLDAARQDLERIRSDRDGLIRQRANLKLIAPVDGLVASRNADPGTTIIAGQAVVEVIDPNSLWINVRFDQLGSAGLRSGQRARIVLRSQSQRDIDGRVLRVEPLADAVTEEVLSKVVFDSVPDPLPPIGELTEVTVALTALPTAPTVPNASLQRVDGRLGVWLIEDGDLRFAEVRLGASDLEGWVQILEGLKAGEQVVVYSQRALRAQSRIKIVEQLPGVSQ encoded by the coding sequence ATGAAAGGATTGCGTATCAAGGGACGTACTTTGGCGCTCGTCGGGGTATTGGCGCCTTTGCTCGTGCTGTTCATCTATGTGGTTTTGAGTTCGGGACCGTTGGCTCCGATTCCCGTGACCGCGACTTTGGTCAGAGACAGTTCCATCACGCCCGCGCTATTTGGAATCGGTACGGTCGAGGCGCGGTATGCTTACAAGATCGGTCCCACAATCGCCGGGCGCGTCAAACGCGTTGACGTTCAAGTAGGCGAGAAAGTGCGGGCGGGCCAGGTGTTGGGTGAAATGGAGCCGGTGGATCTCGACGACCGCGTCGCCTCCCAGGAAGCTGCGCTTCGGCGGGCAGAAGCGGCCATTTTGGCGTTCGAGGCGCAGGTCCAAGAATTTTCGGCACGCAGGGCAAATGCCGCGACGCAGGCAAGGCGATATGAGCAGTTGTTTCACTCGGGCACCCTTAGCGAAGAAGAAATCGAAGGTAAGCGGCTGGAGTATCAGGTCGCCGAAGCAAACCATGCCCTCGCTCGCGCCAATCTGGATGCGGCACGTCAGGACTTGGAAAGGATCCGATCGGATCGCGACGGTCTCATCCGTCAGCGAGCCAACCTGAAGTTGATTGCTCCTGTGGATGGTCTGGTAGCATCACGCAATGCCGATCCCGGCACTACGATAATTGCCGGTCAGGCGGTGGTGGAGGTAATCGACCCGAACAGTCTATGGATCAACGTGCGCTTTGATCAACTTGGTTCCGCCGGGTTGCGCTCAGGACAACGGGCGCGCATCGTGCTGCGCTCGCAATCCCAGCGCGACATCGACGGGCGGGTGCTGCGGGTGGAGCCGCTGGCCGATGCCGTGACCGAGGAAGTTCTTTCCAAAGTTGTGTTCGATTCGGTGCCGGATCCCTTGCCACCCATCGGCGAGTTGACGGAAGTAACTGTGGCGCTGACTGCGCTTCCGACCGCGCCGACGGTGCCGAACGCCAGTCTGCAGAGAGTCGATGGACGATTGGGCGTGTGGCTGATTGAAGACGGTGATCTGCGATTTGCAGAAGTCCGATTGGGTGCGAGCGATCTCGAAGGTTGGGTGCAGATTCTTGAAGGGCTGAAGGCTGGTGAGCAGGTGGTGGTCTATAGCCAGCGAGCGCTGAGAGCCCAGAGCCGCATTAAGATCGTCGAGCAACTGCCGGGAGTGTCACAATGA
- a CDS encoding TetR/AcrR family transcriptional regulator produces the protein MSLRAKHLASDVRRAVTVEAVIELAAEQNPSEITTAAIAERMNVTQGALFRHFVNKEAVWTAVMEWVTGQLLVKVDRADKGIESPLAALEAVFLTHIDFIAKRPGIPRILFCELQRNGDTAAKQLVRTLIKRYGERLRTIIERGKLQGEIDPEVNAAAAAAMLIGAIQGLVIQSLLAGDVRRIRKDAPAAFAFFRRTLRRVK, from the coding sequence ATGAGCCTACGTGCCAAGCACCTTGCATCAGACGTCCGTCGCGCCGTCACTGTGGAGGCAGTGATTGAATTGGCAGCCGAGCAGAACCCGAGCGAAATTACGACCGCTGCAATAGCGGAGCGAATGAATGTGACCCAAGGTGCGCTGTTTCGGCACTTCGTAAACAAGGAAGCCGTTTGGACAGCAGTGATGGAGTGGGTAACTGGACAATTGCTTGTCAAAGTCGACCGGGCCGATAAGGGCATTGAGTCACCGTTGGCAGCGTTGGAGGCGGTGTTTTTGACGCACATTGACTTCATCGCGAAGCGCCCCGGAATACCGCGAATTCTCTTTTGTGAGCTTCAACGTAATGGCGACACGGCGGCCAAGCAACTGGTGCGGACTCTCATCAAACGTTACGGTGAACGGCTGCGCACAATAATCGAAAGAGGAAAATTGCAGGGAGAGATCGATCCAGAAGTCAATGCCGCGGCTGCCGCAGCAATGTTGATCGGAGCGATCCAAGGGCTGGTCATACAGTCTTTACTGGCAGGAGATGTGAGGCGCATTCGCAAGGACGCTCCCGCAGCGTTCGCCTTCTTTCGCCGCACCTTAAGGAGAGTGAAATGA